In one Candidatus Bathyarchaeota archaeon genomic region, the following are encoded:
- a CDS encoding ABC transporter permease: MGKSIMNQLYIALVIAHKDLLEFSRRRIGLFAFIMMPLLMMAMFGYMFPSESTFKHIPLAVVKEDRGLYADLVTREFWQQATSSGMFNLRMYATVNSATSQVIAGNVRGVVVIPRGFTRNIVSGLQGHVILMVDPTSPTLAMAISRSVDEIFERISAALAIKIVENITQRENSVSIVKPITVEQKNLTAGLSATSTFEYMAPGFMAMTVMMSGLAGLAGAIARERETGTLDGLMAGPTSRWSIILGKTIAQTLRGLFQGFMVLGLSMILFNVKIYGSIFLMIFILILGVAGFVGIGIIATSIAGEQESAMMILMLMQMPMMFLSGILYPIEQLPVWLQWVAKVMPLTYTADALRRIMILNVGLMQIMQTVIILTVFAIITIAIAIPLFERAVTK; the protein is encoded by the coding sequence ATGGGTAAAAGTATTATGAACCAATTGTACATAGCTCTTGTAATCGCACATAAGGACTTACTGGAATTTTCGAGGCGCAGAATAGGTCTTTTCGCTTTCATTATGATGCCTTTGCTCATGATGGCTATGTTTGGATACATGTTTCCATCCGAGAGCACATTCAAACACATCCCTTTAGCAGTGGTTAAGGAAGATCGGGGCTTATACGCTGATCTAGTCACTCGTGAATTCTGGCAACAAGCAACGTCATCGGGAATGTTCAATCTTAGGATGTATGCCACAGTAAACTCTGCCACAAGCCAAGTTATTGCAGGCAATGTGAGGGGAGTGGTAGTTATTCCTCGTGGATTCACTAGAAATATTGTCTCAGGTTTACAAGGACACGTCATATTAATGGTTGATCCAACGAGCCCCACATTAGCAATGGCAATCTCTCGAAGCGTCGATGAAATATTCGAGAGGATCTCCGCTGCATTAGCCATAAAAATAGTTGAAAACATCACCCAGCGAGAAAATTCCGTTTCTATAGTAAAGCCTATTACTGTTGAGCAAAAGAATTTGACTGCTGGCCTTTCTGCGACAAGTACATTTGAGTATATGGCACCTGGTTTCATGGCAATGACGGTTATGATGAGTGGGCTGGCAGGTCTGGCTGGTGCCATAGCTAGGGAGAGAGAAACTGGAACATTAGATGGCCTCATGGCGGGACCGACATCTAGATGGTCCATAATTTTAGGTAAGACCATCGCTCAAACCCTTAGGGGTCTATTCCAAGGTTTTATGGTATTGGGTTTGTCTATGATCTTATTCAACGTTAAAATCTATGGTAGTATCTTTCTAATGATTTTCATATTGATCCTTGGAGTAGCGGGCTTCGTCGGAATTGGAATCATAGCCACATCCATTGCTGGCGAACAAGAATCCGCGATGATGATATTAATGCTCATGCAAATGCCAATGATGTTCCTCAGCGGAATTTTATACCCAATAGAGCAATTACCCGTTTGGTTGCAGTGGGTTGCTAAGGTTATGCCATTAACCTATACAGCAGACGCATTACGGCGAATCATGATCTTAAACGTGGGGCTAATGCAGATTATGCAAACTGTCATAATACTTACGGTCTTTGCAATAATTACAATCGCCATTGCAATTCCGTTATTCGAAAGGGCAGTAACTAAGTAA
- a CDS encoding elongation factor 1-alpha, whose product MEKENPSGNIEYKLRLAKVSAERLDEITSQLKFRIEEGLGEALYEIGVTDDGEVVGLREGDVEETLLTLEKAAEKIGAKCTLVREVDGKVGRALEILIRRTKEASDFPIWLYVPILGNVDSGKSTLVGVLTTGTRDNGNGEAMTKVARYLHEIKMRRTSSISCHPLGFDESGKIVNYSLTSPLDEAEIFLNSAKIIDLVDLGGHERYFKTTLRGITGHQPDYCIITVATNAGIMPMTVEHLKVVLGLKLPMIFVVTKIDLTPHLVAKTIQDIQHLVKLPKINAVPFVIKNLGDAIVASKVVPCGRVAPIFTVSNVTGEGLELLLTFLNLLPQRTRWNEQMNKNFMMYVDEIFNVKGIGPVVSGVIKQGSVAENDIVLIGPFKDGTFRNVRIKSIHINRTFVKRAIAGNDACFALAGIEFDEIRKGMVLLSIDTKTKSVNEFEAEVFILHHPTTIRAGYQAVIHAQTIRQAAEFITIYGSKVLRTGDYGRVKLSFMYYPEFLVEGQQFVFREANAKGIGVVTKIL is encoded by the coding sequence ATGGAAAAAGAAAATCCGAGTGGAAACATAGAATATAAGCTTCGATTGGCAAAAGTATCAGCGGAGCGCCTGGATGAAATAACTTCACAACTTAAGTTTCGCATTGAGGAGGGGCTTGGCGAAGCACTATATGAAATTGGCGTAACCGATGATGGAGAAGTCGTCGGTTTAAGAGAAGGGGATGTAGAAGAAACACTCCTAACGCTGGAAAAAGCCGCGGAAAAAATTGGCGCTAAATGTACCTTAGTTCGTGAGGTTGATGGTAAAGTTGGAAGAGCCCTTGAAATTCTTATTAGGCGAACAAAAGAGGCAAGCGACTTTCCAATATGGCTCTACGTTCCAATTCTTGGCAACGTAGACTCCGGAAAAAGTACACTCGTTGGAGTTTTGACCACTGGTACTAGGGATAACGGTAACGGGGAAGCAATGACAAAAGTCGCAAGATACCTCCATGAAATTAAGATGCGAAGAACGTCATCTATTTCTTGTCACCCCCTCGGATTTGACGAATCCGGTAAGATCGTGAATTACTCCTTAACCTCCCCCCTAGACGAAGCTGAAATCTTTCTTAACTCAGCTAAAATCATTGATTTAGTTGATTTAGGTGGACATGAACGCTACTTCAAAACCACTTTACGTGGAATTACGGGACACCAGCCTGATTATTGCATAATTACTGTGGCAACGAACGCTGGAATTATGCCAATGACAGTTGAGCATCTAAAGGTTGTTCTAGGACTAAAATTGCCGATGATTTTTGTAGTAACAAAAATTGACTTGACACCACACTTAGTAGCTAAAACTATTCAAGATATCCAACATTTAGTAAAGCTACCAAAAATCAATGCAGTACCATTCGTCATCAAGAATTTAGGAGATGCGATAGTCGCTTCAAAAGTTGTTCCATGCGGACGAGTTGCACCAATTTTCACGGTTTCAAATGTAACTGGGGAGGGTCTTGAGTTACTTCTAACGTTCCTTAATCTTCTTCCTCAAAGAACCCGCTGGAACGAGCAGATGAACAAGAATTTTATGATGTATGTAGACGAAATCTTCAACGTTAAAGGCATCGGACCAGTAGTGTCAGGGGTGATCAAGCAAGGTAGCGTTGCGGAGAATGACATAGTTCTTATCGGTCCATTTAAAGATGGAACGTTCCGCAATGTGCGTATAAAATCGATTCATATAAACAGGACATTTGTGAAGAGAGCAATAGCTGGAAATGATGCGTGCTTCGCGCTTGCAGGAATTGAGTTTGACGAAATACGTAAAGGAATGGTTTTGCTAAGCATCGACACAAAAACAAAATCTGTAAACGAATTTGAGGCAGAGGTTTTCATATTGCACCACCCGACAACAATCCGCGCAGGATATCAGGCTGTAATCCATGCACAGACAATTCGGCAAGCTGCAGAGTTTATCACGATTTATGGAAGCAAAGTATTGCGCACAGGGGATTACGGAAGGGTTAAACTATCATTCATGTATTATCCAGAGTTCTTAGTTGAAGGTCAACAGTTCGTGTTCAGAGAGGCAAATGCCAAAGGGATAGGTGTTGTAACAAAGATTTTGTGA
- a CDS encoding PadR family transcriptional regulator, with translation MSERRCIPHAIPRGFLKLIFLQMLCNNPMHGYELMDEIEKKTDGAWRPRPGSVYPALKWLLKRDLIRLLKQGGKGPHVYEATDKGRMYLEERIQSIQQTFKERQFKMLRLGFDLFFPGKTFAEARFELIKKAIEQFPALFESKDWFALTKDKQISLLKSHEKLLEAHLKMIQEKLAEFR, from the coding sequence ATGAGTGAAAGAAGATGTATTCCTCATGCGATTCCAAGAGGTTTCTTAAAACTCATTTTTTTGCAGATGCTTTGCAATAACCCAATGCACGGCTACGAGTTAATGGATGAAATTGAAAAAAAGACTGACGGTGCTTGGAGACCCAGACCAGGTTCGGTATACCCTGCGTTAAAATGGCTACTTAAACGAGATTTAATTCGTTTACTAAAACAGGGGGGTAAAGGACCGCATGTATACGAGGCAACCGACAAAGGAAGAATGTATCTTGAGGAAAGGATTCAAAGCATCCAACAAACTTTCAAAGAGAGGCAGTTTAAAATGTTACGTCTTGGATTTGACTTATTCTTCCCTGGAAAAACTTTCGCAGAAGCTAGATTTGAGTTAATTAAAAAAGCGATAGAGCAATTCCCAGCTCTCTTCGAAAGCAAGGATTGGTTTGCATTAACTAAGGATAAGCAGATAAGCCTTTTAAAAAGTCATGAAAAACTGCTTGAAGCTCATCTCAAGATGATACAGGAAAAATTAGCTGAATTTAGGTAA
- a CDS encoding ATP-binding cassette domain-containing protein, translating into MEYAIETFNLTKRFNNFLAVDHVNLTVGKGELFGLLGPNGAGKTTLFRMLCTLLRPSEGTAKVAGFDIAKESNKIRNFIGIVTEKVILYPMLTPVENLMFFGRLYGLNGVELKTRVNELLEMVQLAEYGNKLVGTFSSGMRQRLSIIRGILHDPQIVFLDEPTVGLDPQSARFIRDLIIELNRQGKTIILTTHIMEEADQLSHRVGIMDHGRIIAVDKPQNLKQSLNAQTLEDVFLKLTGKGLRDSVESHVPLSALRGRWR; encoded by the coding sequence ATGGAATACGCGATTGAAACATTTAACTTGACTAAACGGTTCAATAATTTTCTCGCAGTTGACCATGTTAACTTAACGGTAGGCAAGGGTGAACTCTTCGGGTTACTAGGGCCGAATGGAGCTGGAAAGACAACTTTATTTCGAATGTTATGTACGCTTCTCCGTCCAAGTGAGGGTACAGCCAAAGTTGCGGGTTTCGACATTGCTAAGGAAAGTAATAAGATCCGTAATTTTATTGGTATCGTCACAGAAAAGGTAATCCTCTACCCGATGTTGACACCTGTTGAAAATCTCATGTTTTTTGGAAGGCTATATGGCTTAAACGGAGTGGAACTCAAGACAAGGGTGAATGAACTTCTTGAAATGGTGCAACTTGCGGAATATGGCAACAAACTGGTTGGAACTTTTTCAAGTGGTATGAGGCAAAGGTTAAGCATAATTAGGGGCATACTTCATGATCCTCAAATTGTTTTTTTAGATGAGCCAACCGTTGGCTTGGATCCACAAAGTGCCCGTTTCATACGGGACTTAATTATTGAGCTAAATCGTCAGGGAAAGACGATTATATTAACTACGCATATTATGGAGGAAGCCGATCAACTTTCTCACCGTGTTGGAATAATGGACCACGGGCGTATCATAGCGGTCGACAAACCACAGAACCTTAAACAGAGTCTTAATGCTCAAACATTGGAAGACGTCTTCCTAAAACTTACTGGTAAGGGTTTAAGGGACTCGGTTGAGTCGCACGTTCCTTTATCCGCATTGAGAGGGAGGTGGCGATAG
- a CDS encoding ATP-dependent DNA ligase → MKYALIADTYEKIESTTKRLEMTDYLVDLLKQTPPNVIDKVAHLMVCELYPPYEGIELGIAEKLALKAIAISTGKPEKTIQEDYKKTGDLGETAAKFLAQKTQATLAREPLTVEKVYNTFEKIAQATGPGAQENKIKLLCALLNEATPKEAKYITRMVTGRLRIGVADMTILDALAIAHGGGKEYREPLERAYNLSSDIGLVAKTVAEGGINAVKKFKIIIGKPIKPQMAERLPTLSEILEKLGGKCSADYKYDGLRIQPHISPEKILLFSRRQENITNQFPDVVKALREAVTAKEAVLDGECVPVDPNTGDLLPFQVVSQRRGRKYEIEKMIAEVPVVLYLFDALYVDGDDLTLKPYLERRKRLTEIVKETDRIKISESLVSDNPKEIERFFDKAVQEGTEGLICKSIQPDSVYEAGKRGWQWIKWKRSYRSEMADTVDLVVVGAFAGRGKRAGTYGALLMAAYNPDQDRFDTVCKLGSGFTDEDLARLPDILKPYSLPHPHPRVNSLMKPDYWFVPAKVLEVIGDEITLSPVHSCCFGAVREGSGLAIRFPRLVKFRDDRAPEDATTAKEILEMYKIQLKKITET, encoded by the coding sequence CTTGGCATCGCTGAAAAACTCGCTCTCAAAGCCATTGCTATCTCTACTGGAAAACCTGAAAAAACCATTCAAGAAGACTACAAAAAAACCGGAGACCTCGGAGAAACCGCAGCAAAATTCCTTGCTCAAAAAACTCAAGCCACCTTAGCCCGTGAGCCCCTCACCGTAGAAAAAGTCTATAACACATTTGAAAAAATCGCTCAAGCCACGGGTCCCGGTGCTCAAGAAAATAAAATCAAACTCCTCTGCGCACTCCTCAACGAAGCCACCCCGAAAGAAGCAAAATACATAACTCGCATGGTCACCGGACGCCTCCGCATCGGAGTCGCTGATATGACCATCCTCGACGCCCTGGCCATCGCTCATGGCGGCGGAAAAGAATACCGAGAACCCCTTGAACGCGCCTACAACCTTTCCTCTGACATCGGACTCGTCGCAAAAACCGTAGCGGAAGGCGGCATAAACGCCGTCAAGAAATTCAAAATCATCATCGGTAAACCAATAAAACCACAAATGGCTGAACGTTTACCAACCCTAAGCGAAATCCTCGAAAAACTCGGCGGAAAATGCAGCGCTGACTATAAGTATGATGGTCTTAGGATTCAACCCCATATCTCCCCAGAAAAAATTCTGCTCTTTTCCCGACGACAAGAAAACATTACAAATCAGTTCCCTGATGTTGTTAAAGCTCTCCGAGAAGCCGTCACCGCAAAAGAAGCTGTTCTCGACGGAGAATGCGTACCCGTAGACCCCAACACTGGCGACCTTCTACCATTCCAAGTTGTTTCCCAACGTCGAGGACGAAAATATGAAATCGAAAAAATGATTGCTGAAGTCCCCGTTGTCCTCTACTTATTTGATGCTTTATACGTAGACGGAGATGACCTAACCCTCAAGCCCTACCTAGAGAGAAGGAAACGCCTCACCGAAATTGTGAAAGAAACCGATCGGATAAAAATATCAGAAAGCCTTGTTAGTGATAACCCCAAAGAAATTGAAAGATTTTTTGACAAAGCAGTGCAAGAGGGCACTGAAGGACTCATCTGCAAGTCAATACAACCTGACTCCGTATATGAAGCCGGAAAGCGTGGTTGGCAGTGGATTAAATGGAAACGCTCCTACCGATCAGAGATGGCGGATACCGTCGATTTGGTTGTAGTAGGAGCTTTTGCGGGCCGAGGGAAGCGGGCTGGAACTTATGGAGCCTTATTAATGGCGGCATATAACCCAGACCAGGATCGATTTGACACCGTGTGTAAGTTGGGGAGTGGGTTTACGGATGAAGATTTGGCTCGACTTCCTGATATATTAAAGCCATATTCATTGCCACACCCGCATCCCCGTGTAAATTCGCTCATGAAACCTGACTACTGGTTTGTGCCAGCAAAAGTACTTGAAGTAATTGGGGATGAAATCACGTTATCGCCAGTGCATTCATGTTGTTTTGGGGCAGTCCGGGAGGGAAGCGGATTAGCAATTCGGTTTCCGCGGTTAGTTAAGTTTCGGGACGATCGGGCTCCAGAAGACGCAACTACAGCCAAAGAGATTCTTGAAATGTACAAGATCCAATTGAAGAAAATAACCGAAACCTAG